A stretch of the Channa argus isolate prfri chromosome 9, Channa argus male v1.0, whole genome shotgun sequence genome encodes the following:
- the pou2f1b gene encoding POU domain, class 2, transcription factor 1b isoform X2 translates to MADGGAASQDESSGPDAKVNNQSETAKCAMESGDGNTGIQTNGLDFQRQLVPTTSAITNAHAQALLQQSKLEDSSALATSVQQSVLPQTQLMLAGGQIAGLTLTPAQQQLLIQQAQAQLLAAAVQHSASQQNNTTGASISASAATPITQLPMSQPIQITSQLQQQSLSLPQFVLVQPGHPIATPLQPTQFIISQTPQAQAQGILQAQSLLTQLPQSQANLLPTQPSITLATQPATPTRTAAATPIQSLPHSQTPPKRLDTPTLEEPSDLEELEQFAKTFKQRRIKLGFTQGDVGLAMGKLYGNDFSQTTISRFEALNLSFKNMCKLKPLLEKWLNDAENLTSDQALSSPSALGSPGMGIEGINRRRKKRTSIETNIRVALEKSFLENQKPTSEEITMIADQLNMEKEVIRVWFCNRRQKEKRINPPSSGNSGGSSTPIKTIFTPSSPLVASTASLVSSPTINTPTTLTVNPVMPLTSTSVSSLSFTGTTVGATNAASVISTAPTTTSSHSLSPPPTSIHSTSTESKAGNQVHTVFTQAPTSIATSLGTGQLMVASPGLSAALQGAQLPTSASYAAMAAAAGLNPGLMASSQFTPGGALLSLTAGGLGSALSPALMSNSTLATIQALASSGTIPITSLDGGNLLFANTSAGNTPNLVTTPLFLNPQNLSLLTSNPVSLVSAGAGGLQVTADAHHQATTAAVPVQASTITTASKAQ, encoded by the exons TCTAAGTTGGAAGACTCGAGCGCTCTTGCGACCTCCGTCCAGCAGAGCGTACTGCCTCAAACCCAGCTAATGTTGGCCGGAGGACAGATTGCTGGA TTAACACTGACCccagcacagcagcagctcttgATCCAACAGGCCCAAGCTCAGCTCCTGGCTGCAGCCGTGCAGCACTCAGCCAGCCAGCAGAACAACACCACTGGGGCCAGCATTTCCGCCTCCGCAGCCACACCCATCACCCAGCTGCCCATGTCACAGCCCATCCAGATCACCTCT CAGCTACAGCAACAGAGTCTTAGTCTGCCTCAGTTTGTTCTGGTTCAGCCTGGCCACCCGATCGCCACACCACTGCAGCCCACTCAGTTCATTATCTCACAGACACCGCAAGCCCAAGCCCAGG GCATATTGCAAGCCCAGAGTCTTTTAACTCAACTACCTCAAAGCCAAGCTAACCTCCTGCCGACTCAACCAAGCATCACCCTTGCAACTCAG CCTGCAACTCCAACTCGCACAGCAGCAGCGACACCTATTCAGTCCCTCCCCCACAGTCAGACACCACCCAAACGGTTGGATACCCCCACTCTGGAGGAGCCTAGTGACCTGGAGGAGCTAGAGCAGTTTGCCAAGACTTTTAAACAGAGGCGTATAAAACTGGGCTTCACACAG GGGGATGTTGGCCTGGCTATGGGGAAGCTGTATGGAAATGACTTCAGCCAAACCACAATCTCTCGCTTTGAGGCCTTGAACCTGAGCTTTAAGAACATGTGCAAACTCAAGCCATTGCTGGAGAAGTGGCTCAATGATGCAG AGAACCTGACATCTGATCAGGCCCTGTCCAGCCCCAGTGCCCTGGGCTCTCCAGGCATGGGCATAGAGGGGATTAACCGCAGACGAAAGAAGAGGACCAGTATCGAGACCAACATTCGAGTGGCCTTAGAAAAGAGCTTTCTggag AACCAAAAACCTACCTCTGAAGAGATCACCATGATTGCTGATCAGCTCAACATGGAAAAGGAGGTAATTCGGGTCTGGTTCTGCAATCGTCGGCAGAAGGAGAAAAGGATTAACCCCCCTAGCAGCGGAAACAGTGGAGGAAGCAGCACCCCAATTAAAACCATCTTTACTCCCAGTAGTCCTTTG GTGGCCAGCACAGCAAGCCTTGTGAGCAGTCCAACTATTAACACACCCACCACTCTGACTGTAAACCCAGTAATGCCTCTCACCAGCACCAGTGTCTCCAGTTTGTCtttcacag GCACGACAGTTGGAGCAACAAACGCTGCATCGGTTATCTCCACTGCTCCCACAACAACCAGCTCTCATTCTTTAAGTCCACCACCAACATCAATTCATTCAACGAGCACAGAGAGCAAGGCTGGCAATCAGGTGCATACTGTCTTCACCCAGGCCCCAACGTCCATAGCCACCAGTTTAGGTACAGGTCAGCTGATGGTGGCGTCTCCGGGTCTGTCTGCAGCGCTGCAGGGTGCACAGTTACCCACCAGTGCAAGCTATGCTGCtatggctgctgctgcagggcTCAATCCAGGATTGATGGCATCCTCACAGTTCACTCCAGG AGGTGCCCTGCTCAGCCTGACTGCAGGTGGCCTTGGCAGTGCACTGAGCCCTGCTCTCATGAGCAACAGCACCCTGGCCACTATTCAAG CTCTGGCATCAAGCGGCACAATCCCCATCACCTCCCTGGATGGTGGCAACCTGCTGTTTGCCAACACGTCTGCTGGTAACACGCCCAATCTGGTGACCACGCCGCTCTTCCTGAACCCCCAGAACCTGTCTCTCCTCACCAGCAACCCCGTCAGCCTAGTGTCTGCTGGGGCGGGGGGACTGCAGGTCACTGCTGATGCTCATCATCAAGCCACGACGGCTGCTGTGCCTGTGCAAGCCTCGACCATTACCACTGCCTCCAAGGCTCAGTGA
- the pou2f1b gene encoding POU domain, class 2, transcription factor 1b isoform X1 produces MADGGAASQDESSGPDAKVNNQSETAKCAMESGDGNTGIQTNGLDFQRQLVPTTSAITNAHAQALLQQSKLEDSSALATSVQQSVLPQTQLMLAGGQIAGLTLTPAQQQLLIQQAQAQLLAAAVQHSASQQNNTTGASISASAATPITQLPMSQPIQITSQLQQQSLSLPQFVLVQPGHPIATPLQPTQFIISQTPQAQAQGILQAQSLLTQLPQSQANLLPTQPSITLATQPATPTRTAAATPIQSLPHSQTPPKRLDTPTLEEPSDLEELEQFAKTFKQRRIKLGFTQGDVGLAMGKLYGNDFSQTTISRFEALNLSFKNMCKLKPLLEKWLNDAENLTSDQALSSPSALGSPGMGIEGINRRRKKRTSIETNIRVALEKSFLEQNQKPTSEEITMIADQLNMEKEVIRVWFCNRRQKEKRINPPSSGNSGGSSTPIKTIFTPSSPLVASTASLVSSPTINTPTTLTVNPVMPLTSTSVSSLSFTGTTVGATNAASVISTAPTTTSSHSLSPPPTSIHSTSTESKAGNQVHTVFTQAPTSIATSLGTGQLMVASPGLSAALQGAQLPTSASYAAMAAAAGLNPGLMASSQFTPGGALLSLTAGGLGSALSPALMSNSTLATIQALASSGTIPITSLDGGNLLFANTSAGNTPNLVTTPLFLNPQNLSLLTSNPVSLVSAGAGGLQVTADAHHQATTAAVPVQASTITTASKAQ; encoded by the exons TCTAAGTTGGAAGACTCGAGCGCTCTTGCGACCTCCGTCCAGCAGAGCGTACTGCCTCAAACCCAGCTAATGTTGGCCGGAGGACAGATTGCTGGA TTAACACTGACCccagcacagcagcagctcttgATCCAACAGGCCCAAGCTCAGCTCCTGGCTGCAGCCGTGCAGCACTCAGCCAGCCAGCAGAACAACACCACTGGGGCCAGCATTTCCGCCTCCGCAGCCACACCCATCACCCAGCTGCCCATGTCACAGCCCATCCAGATCACCTCT CAGCTACAGCAACAGAGTCTTAGTCTGCCTCAGTTTGTTCTGGTTCAGCCTGGCCACCCGATCGCCACACCACTGCAGCCCACTCAGTTCATTATCTCACAGACACCGCAAGCCCAAGCCCAGG GCATATTGCAAGCCCAGAGTCTTTTAACTCAACTACCTCAAAGCCAAGCTAACCTCCTGCCGACTCAACCAAGCATCACCCTTGCAACTCAG CCTGCAACTCCAACTCGCACAGCAGCAGCGACACCTATTCAGTCCCTCCCCCACAGTCAGACACCACCCAAACGGTTGGATACCCCCACTCTGGAGGAGCCTAGTGACCTGGAGGAGCTAGAGCAGTTTGCCAAGACTTTTAAACAGAGGCGTATAAAACTGGGCTTCACACAG GGGGATGTTGGCCTGGCTATGGGGAAGCTGTATGGAAATGACTTCAGCCAAACCACAATCTCTCGCTTTGAGGCCTTGAACCTGAGCTTTAAGAACATGTGCAAACTCAAGCCATTGCTGGAGAAGTGGCTCAATGATGCAG AGAACCTGACATCTGATCAGGCCCTGTCCAGCCCCAGTGCCCTGGGCTCTCCAGGCATGGGCATAGAGGGGATTAACCGCAGACGAAAGAAGAGGACCAGTATCGAGACCAACATTCGAGTGGCCTTAGAAAAGAGCTTTCTggag CAGAACCAAAAACCTACCTCTGAAGAGATCACCATGATTGCTGATCAGCTCAACATGGAAAAGGAGGTAATTCGGGTCTGGTTCTGCAATCGTCGGCAGAAGGAGAAAAGGATTAACCCCCCTAGCAGCGGAAACAGTGGAGGAAGCAGCACCCCAATTAAAACCATCTTTACTCCCAGTAGTCCTTTG GTGGCCAGCACAGCAAGCCTTGTGAGCAGTCCAACTATTAACACACCCACCACTCTGACTGTAAACCCAGTAATGCCTCTCACCAGCACCAGTGTCTCCAGTTTGTCtttcacag GCACGACAGTTGGAGCAACAAACGCTGCATCGGTTATCTCCACTGCTCCCACAACAACCAGCTCTCATTCTTTAAGTCCACCACCAACATCAATTCATTCAACGAGCACAGAGAGCAAGGCTGGCAATCAGGTGCATACTGTCTTCACCCAGGCCCCAACGTCCATAGCCACCAGTTTAGGTACAGGTCAGCTGATGGTGGCGTCTCCGGGTCTGTCTGCAGCGCTGCAGGGTGCACAGTTACCCACCAGTGCAAGCTATGCTGCtatggctgctgctgcagggcTCAATCCAGGATTGATGGCATCCTCACAGTTCACTCCAGG AGGTGCCCTGCTCAGCCTGACTGCAGGTGGCCTTGGCAGTGCACTGAGCCCTGCTCTCATGAGCAACAGCACCCTGGCCACTATTCAAG CTCTGGCATCAAGCGGCACAATCCCCATCACCTCCCTGGATGGTGGCAACCTGCTGTTTGCCAACACGTCTGCTGGTAACACGCCCAATCTGGTGACCACGCCGCTCTTCCTGAACCCCCAGAACCTGTCTCTCCTCACCAGCAACCCCGTCAGCCTAGTGTCTGCTGGGGCGGGGGGACTGCAGGTCACTGCTGATGCTCATCATCAAGCCACGACGGCTGCTGTGCCTGTGCAAGCCTCGACCATTACCACTGCCTCCAAGGCTCAGTGA
- the pou2f1b gene encoding POU domain, class 2, transcription factor 1b isoform X3 → MADGGAASQDESSGPDAKVNNQSETAKCAMESGDGNTGIQTNGLDFQRQLVPTTSAITNAHAQALLQQLTLTPAQQQLLIQQAQAQLLAAAVQHSASQQNNTTGASISASAATPITQLPMSQPIQITSQLQQQSLSLPQFVLVQPGHPIATPLQPTQFIISQTPQAQAQGILQAQSLLTQLPQSQANLLPTQPSITLATQPATPTRTAAATPIQSLPHSQTPPKRLDTPTLEEPSDLEELEQFAKTFKQRRIKLGFTQGDVGLAMGKLYGNDFSQTTISRFEALNLSFKNMCKLKPLLEKWLNDAENLTSDQALSSPSALGSPGMGIEGINRRRKKRTSIETNIRVALEKSFLEQNQKPTSEEITMIADQLNMEKEVIRVWFCNRRQKEKRINPPSSGNSGGSSTPIKTIFTPSSPLVASTASLVSSPTINTPTTLTVNPVMPLTSTSVSSLSFTGTTVGATNAASVISTAPTTTSSHSLSPPPTSIHSTSTESKAGNQVHTVFTQAPTSIATSLGTGQLMVASPGLSAALQGAQLPTSASYAAMAAAAGLNPGLMASSQFTPGGALLSLTAGGLGSALSPALMSNSTLATIQALASSGTIPITSLDGGNLLFANTSAGNTPNLVTTPLFLNPQNLSLLTSNPVSLVSAGAGGLQVTADAHHQATTAAVPVQASTITTASKAQ, encoded by the exons TTAACACTGACCccagcacagcagcagctcttgATCCAACAGGCCCAAGCTCAGCTCCTGGCTGCAGCCGTGCAGCACTCAGCCAGCCAGCAGAACAACACCACTGGGGCCAGCATTTCCGCCTCCGCAGCCACACCCATCACCCAGCTGCCCATGTCACAGCCCATCCAGATCACCTCT CAGCTACAGCAACAGAGTCTTAGTCTGCCTCAGTTTGTTCTGGTTCAGCCTGGCCACCCGATCGCCACACCACTGCAGCCCACTCAGTTCATTATCTCACAGACACCGCAAGCCCAAGCCCAGG GCATATTGCAAGCCCAGAGTCTTTTAACTCAACTACCTCAAAGCCAAGCTAACCTCCTGCCGACTCAACCAAGCATCACCCTTGCAACTCAG CCTGCAACTCCAACTCGCACAGCAGCAGCGACACCTATTCAGTCCCTCCCCCACAGTCAGACACCACCCAAACGGTTGGATACCCCCACTCTGGAGGAGCCTAGTGACCTGGAGGAGCTAGAGCAGTTTGCCAAGACTTTTAAACAGAGGCGTATAAAACTGGGCTTCACACAG GGGGATGTTGGCCTGGCTATGGGGAAGCTGTATGGAAATGACTTCAGCCAAACCACAATCTCTCGCTTTGAGGCCTTGAACCTGAGCTTTAAGAACATGTGCAAACTCAAGCCATTGCTGGAGAAGTGGCTCAATGATGCAG AGAACCTGACATCTGATCAGGCCCTGTCCAGCCCCAGTGCCCTGGGCTCTCCAGGCATGGGCATAGAGGGGATTAACCGCAGACGAAAGAAGAGGACCAGTATCGAGACCAACATTCGAGTGGCCTTAGAAAAGAGCTTTCTggag CAGAACCAAAAACCTACCTCTGAAGAGATCACCATGATTGCTGATCAGCTCAACATGGAAAAGGAGGTAATTCGGGTCTGGTTCTGCAATCGTCGGCAGAAGGAGAAAAGGATTAACCCCCCTAGCAGCGGAAACAGTGGAGGAAGCAGCACCCCAATTAAAACCATCTTTACTCCCAGTAGTCCTTTG GTGGCCAGCACAGCAAGCCTTGTGAGCAGTCCAACTATTAACACACCCACCACTCTGACTGTAAACCCAGTAATGCCTCTCACCAGCACCAGTGTCTCCAGTTTGTCtttcacag GCACGACAGTTGGAGCAACAAACGCTGCATCGGTTATCTCCACTGCTCCCACAACAACCAGCTCTCATTCTTTAAGTCCACCACCAACATCAATTCATTCAACGAGCACAGAGAGCAAGGCTGGCAATCAGGTGCATACTGTCTTCACCCAGGCCCCAACGTCCATAGCCACCAGTTTAGGTACAGGTCAGCTGATGGTGGCGTCTCCGGGTCTGTCTGCAGCGCTGCAGGGTGCACAGTTACCCACCAGTGCAAGCTATGCTGCtatggctgctgctgcagggcTCAATCCAGGATTGATGGCATCCTCACAGTTCACTCCAGG AGGTGCCCTGCTCAGCCTGACTGCAGGTGGCCTTGGCAGTGCACTGAGCCCTGCTCTCATGAGCAACAGCACCCTGGCCACTATTCAAG CTCTGGCATCAAGCGGCACAATCCCCATCACCTCCCTGGATGGTGGCAACCTGCTGTTTGCCAACACGTCTGCTGGTAACACGCCCAATCTGGTGACCACGCCGCTCTTCCTGAACCCCCAGAACCTGTCTCTCCTCACCAGCAACCCCGTCAGCCTAGTGTCTGCTGGGGCGGGGGGACTGCAGGTCACTGCTGATGCTCATCATCAAGCCACGACGGCTGCTGTGCCTGTGCAAGCCTCGACCATTACCACTGCCTCCAAGGCTCAGTGA